A window of the Hordeum vulgare subsp. vulgare chromosome 5H, MorexV3_pseudomolecules_assembly, whole genome shotgun sequence genome harbors these coding sequences:
- the LOC123398650 gene encoding uncharacterized protein At3g52155, chloroplastic: MMRAPPRLPSPPSSATAPHLLLYASSAACRLPPSAAAVARSVSVSTTVVDAPAAAAEPGSSDSASATPRRRLILLRHGDSAVGERFTRDHDRPLSKSGRADAISVSDKFHKMGWIPELILCSDATRTKETLQIMQEHVQGLSQSLVHFIPSFYSIAAMDGQTAEHLQKAICEYSTDEILTVMCMGHNKGWEEAASMFSGDSVVLKTCNAALLEAAGKSWIEAFSQAGLGGWKLHGIVKP, encoded by the exons ATGATGAGAGCTCCTCCTCGGCTGCCGTCGCCGCCTTCCTCCGCCACGGCTCCTCACCTCCTCCTCTACGCATCCTCCGCGGCCTGCCGCCTCCCTCCCTCCGCGGCCGCCGTCGCCCGCTCCGTCTCCGTCTCCACCACCGTCGTcgacgccccggccgccgccgccgagccGGGCTCCTCCGACTCGGCCTCCGCCACGCCGCGACGCCGCCTCATCCTTCTCCGCCACGGGGACAGCGCGGTTGGGGAGCGCTTCACCAGAG ATCATGACAGACCACTGAGCAAATCTGGAAGAGCTGATGCAATAAGTGTTTCCGATAAGTTTCACAAAATGGGATGGATACCCGAGCTTATCCTATGCAG TGATGCAACTCGAACAAAGGAAACTCTTCAGATCATGCAAGAGCATGTTCAAGGATTGTCTCAGTCACTTGTGCATTTTATCCCAAGTTTCTACTCGATTGCTGCAATGGATGGTCAAACTGCCGAGCACCTGCAGAAGGCAATTTGTGAATATTCAACTGATGAGATACTAACGGTGAT GTGCATGGGACATAATAAAGGATGGGAAGAAGCAGCCTCTATGTTTTCTGGTGATTCAGTGGTGCTCAAGACGTGTAATGCTGCATTGCTAGAAGCTGCTGGGAAATCATGGATTGAG GCTTTTTCGCAGGCTGGTCTTGGGGGATGGAAGCTTCACGGAATTGTAAAGCCATAA